The genomic stretch GCAGGTCACGCCGTTCTTGAAGGCGAGACCCGAGCGCGGCCGGATCTGCGCTTCGAAGCCTTCGGGGATTTCCATGATGAAGCCGGTTGGCACCAGCGCCCGCGCATCCGGTGCAAGCGTCATCGGTTCCTCATCGCTCACCGCAGCTCTCAAGTCCATTCCCGCAGCCCCTGCCGTCTCGTAGGCGGGAAGCTCAAGCCCTTTGCCATGCGGCAGACGCTTGAGGTTGAGCACGGGACCGAAGATGTCGGAGCGGATGGCAGCCATGGCGGGATTCCTTTGTTTGTCGCGCTCAATTGCATATTGGCCGTCGAAACGCTAGATAACCGCCCGACCAGAAGGAATTCCAGAGATATGGCTGAAACGCTCGCCGAGGCGGTCTCCCGCCGCCGCACCTTTGCTATTATCGCGCACCCGGATGCGGGTAAGACGACGCTGACCGAAAAGCTGCTGCTGTTCGGTGGCGCCATCCAGCTTGCCGGTGAAGTCAAGGCGAAGAAGGATCGCATCCAGACCCGGTCGGACTGGATGAAGATCGAGCGCGAGCGCGGCATTTCGGTTGTCACCTCGGTCATGACCTTCGAATATGAAGGCAATGTCTTCAACATCCTCGACACGCCCGGGCACGAAGACTTCGCCGACGACACCTACCGCACGCTGACCGCCGTCGACGCGGCCGTCATGGTCATCGACGCCGCCAAGGGTATCGAGCCGCGCACGCTGAAGCTGTTCGAAGTCTGCCGCATGCGCGACATTCCGATCATCACCTTCGTCAACAAGATGGACCGCGAAAGCCGCGATCCCTTCGAGATCCTCGACGAGGTCGAAGAAAAGCTGGCGCTGGATACGGCCCCGATCACCTGGCCGGTTGGTCGCTCCAAAACCTTCTGCGGCTCCTATCATTTCGCCAACAACACCTATCGTGGCGGCGATGCCCAGGTTGAGCCGATCAAGGTCAACGGCCCGCAGAGCGTCGCCGAAAACCTGCCCGAAAACGAACGCCAGGCCTTCATCGATGAGCTGGAGCTCGCCCGCGAGGCCTGCCGTCCCTTCGATCACCAGAGCTTCCTCGAAGGCCATATGACGCCGGTCTTCTTCGGCTCGGCGCTGCGCAATTTCGGTGTCCGCGATCTGATCAATGCGCTGGGCGCCTATGCGCCGCCGCCGCGCGACCAGGTGGCCGATACCCGCACCGTGCATGCGGCGGAAGAAAAGATGACGGCCTTCGTCTTCAAGATCCAGGCCAACATGGACCCGAACCATCGCGACCGCATCGCCTTTGCCCGCATCTGCTCCGGCAAGCTGGAGCGCGGCATGAAGGCCCGCCTTGCCCGCACCGGCAAGCAGATGGGCCTCACGGCACCGCAATTCTTCTTCGCCTCCCAGCGCCAGCTGGCCGATACGGCCTATGCCGGTGATGTCGTTGGCATCCCGAACCATGGGACGCTCAGGATTGGCGACACGCTGACCGAAGGCGAAAACCTCGTCTTCCAGGGCGTGCCGAACTTCTCGCCGGAAATCCTGCGCCGCGTGCGGCTGGAAGATGCGATGAAGGCGAAGAAGCTGAAGGAAGCACTGCAGCAGATGGCGGAAGAGGGCGTCGTGCAGCTCTTCTCGCCGGAAGACGGCTCGCCGGCCATCGTCGGCGTCGTCGGTGCGCTGCAGCTCGACGTGTTGAAGGAGCGCCTCCAGGGCGAATACGGCCTGCCGGTCTCCTTCGAAATGTCGCGCTTCTCCGTCTGCCGCTGGATTTCGGCCGAGAACAAGGACGATCTGGAAAAGTTCATGACCCAGCGCCGGGGCGATATCTGCCGCGATCTCGACGGCGATCCCGTCTTCATGGCGCAGGACGCCTTCTCGCTGCGCTACGAGTCCGAGCGTTACCCCGCGATCAAGATGGTCGCCATCAAGGAATATCACGTCGCCAAGGCGGCGTGAGGCCTTGCGGGCGGTGACGGAATTTCCGTCGCCGCCGCTGCACCTGACCCACGTGGTTATTCTGCCGGTCTGATCCGAAGCCCCTGTGCGGACGTGAACTCAACCCGCAGGCGCTCATAGCTTGAAATCGTCGGATGATCAGTCTCAAGCGGATGCGCATGGGTCGCGGTGATGACTGCGACATCCGCGCCAGCTGCTTCTCCCGCCCTAACTCCGGCGAGTACATCCTCGAACACCAAACAGCGGGACGGATCGACACCCAGCCGCTCGGCGCCGAGCCGATAACCGGCCGGGTCCGGCTTGCCGATCTTCACATCTTCCGCCGTCACGATCTTGAGCGGCTGCGGCAGGCCGGCTGCCCCGATGCGGGCGCGGGCAAGCGCTGAAGGTGCAGATGTCACGATCGCCCAGCGCTCCACTGGCAGACTGTTCAGAAAGGCGATGGCCCCCGGGATCGGCACGATGCCCTCGAGATCCTCGATCTCGCCGCGCTCTATGTCCAGCGCTTCCTTCACCACGTCAATGCCCGGCAGGTTGAGTGCGCTGATCGTGTCGATCCCGCGCTTGCCATGCATGGTGGGCAGGAAGGCTTCGAGGTTCAGACCATGCTTCAACGCCCAGCGGCTCCAGACGCGTTCGGCAGCGGCGATGGAATTGAGCAGCGTGCCGTCCATGTCGAAGAGAAAACCGTCATAGGAGCGGTCGAAAAGCCGGTCGGGAAAATGGTGCAAGGCGTGGTTCCTCTCACGGTATTGCAATGCTGCTCCCGTAAAGACTTCGGTGAATGTGGCATCTCGATGATAACAATCCATTGGATCGGTTGACCGGTCCTGCTGGCCAGGAGAGATCCGAAGAGCCATGTCTTCACATCGCGCCTTGCCATGGCAACGTGGGACCGATTCTCGCCCCTAGAAGATGCGGTTCAAGCGTAGAATTGCGCCGAAGCTTTGTTTTTGCGCTCCAATACCCTCGTGAAAGGCACCAACCTGCATGCTGAACGCCCGGTCTATGGTCCAATCGAGACCGAGATGCATCCGCACAGCGGTCGCCTCTGTATCCGAGCCACTATGCTGGGACGTAGAATAGATGGCAAATGCGCCGCCGGTTAGGTTCATCTGTCCGGCCTCGACGGGAAGGGGCACTTGCACGTCCAGTCCCGCTTGTAGTCGCGTGAGTCCAACCGATTGAGAGGATACCCGGTTGCCAATGCGATCGACATATTCGTCCGATTTATCTTCGATGTGCATAAGATCCAGTTGTGGTCGTAGTTTGTATCCGTCGAGATGTAGCTCACCTTGCATCTTGAACTGCCCGAGCCAGCGCTTTGTTGCGAAAGCATCGGTGTAAGAGCCGAGCGGGTTGATGGTGTTGTTGCTGTGCCCAAAGAGCACACGGCCCTCGAAGAAGAGCGGTTGATCATGCATGCGTGCAGCGAAATAGGGGCCGACCATCCAGCCGGTGCCTTCGGCCCGGTGGGTACTGTCGAGCATCTCGTCAAGCTGCAGCATCGTGCCGAATATAAGGTTTTCAGTTAGCTTCCGGTGGATGCCGATACTGGCCTGGGCATAGCGGTCGCCATTGCCCCATGCGGCGGAGATTTCCGTCCAGGCGCCGTTATGGGTCGCGCAGCCATCTGCATATCCGCCATCGTCATCGGCGGCTGCATTCATGTATTGGCAGCCCCGTTCATCAAGGAAGCGGATGAGGCCAGGCTGGCTTGCCGCCATCCTTGAGGCGCGACTGGTGATGAAGCCGGCAATACCCTCTTCGGTAACACGAATGATGTTCATCGCTGTGTCGGCAAAAATCACTTGGGTGGAACCGGAAACCG from Peteryoungia desertarenae encodes the following:
- the dut gene encoding dUTP diphosphatase, translating into MAAIRSDIFGPVLNLKRLPHGKGLELPAYETAGAAGMDLRAAVSDEEPMTLAPDARALVPTGFIMEIPEGFEAQIRPRSGLAFKNGVTCLNTPGTIDSDYRGEVKVLLINLGQEDFVITRGMRIAQMVIAPVTQVRVTEVTETSNTGRGAGGFGSTGV
- a CDS encoding peptide chain release factor 3, which codes for MAETLAEAVSRRRTFAIIAHPDAGKTTLTEKLLLFGGAIQLAGEVKAKKDRIQTRSDWMKIERERGISVVTSVMTFEYEGNVFNILDTPGHEDFADDTYRTLTAVDAAVMVIDAAKGIEPRTLKLFEVCRMRDIPIITFVNKMDRESRDPFEILDEVEEKLALDTAPITWPVGRSKTFCGSYHFANNTYRGGDAQVEPIKVNGPQSVAENLPENERQAFIDELELAREACRPFDHQSFLEGHMTPVFFGSALRNFGVRDLINALGAYAPPPRDQVADTRTVHAAEEKMTAFVFKIQANMDPNHRDRIAFARICSGKLERGMKARLARTGKQMGLTAPQFFFASQRQLADTAYAGDVVGIPNHGTLRIGDTLTEGENLVFQGVPNFSPEILRRVRLEDAMKAKKLKEALQQMAEEGVVQLFSPEDGSPAIVGVVGALQLDVLKERLQGEYGLPVSFEMSRFSVCRWISAENKDDLEKFMTQRRGDICRDLDGDPVFMAQDAFSLRYESERYPAIKMVAIKEYHVAKAA
- a CDS encoding HAD-IA family hydrolase: MDGTLLNSIAAAERVWSRWALKHGLNLEAFLPTMHGKRGIDTISALNLPGIDVVKEALDIERGEIEDLEGIVPIPGAIAFLNSLPVERWAIVTSAPSALARARIGAAGLPQPLKIVTAEDVKIGKPDPAGYRLGAERLGVDPSRCLVFEDVLAGVRAGEAAGADVAVITATHAHPLETDHPTISSYERLRVEFTSAQGLRIRPAE